One genomic segment of Fusobacterium mortiferum ATCC 9817 includes these proteins:
- a CDS encoding enoyl-CoA hydratase-related protein has protein sequence MNFITYEQEGFVGVITINRPKALNALNSEVLKELNATLDAVDLENTRALVLTGAGEKSFVAGADIAEMSTLTKAEGEAFGKIGNDVFRKIETFPIPVIAAVNGFALGGGCEIAMSCDIRLCSDTAIFGQPEVGLGITPGFGGTQRLARLIPVGKVKEIIYGAVNIKADEAYRLGLVNSVYPLEELLPAAKKLAAKIAKNAPIAVRACKQAINEGLDLDMDQAIVLEEKLFGSCFETEDQREGMQAFLEKRKVEGFKNR, from the coding sequence ATGAACTTTATTACATATGAGCAAGAAGGATTTGTAGGAGTAATAACTATAAATCGTCCAAAAGCTTTAAATGCTTTAAATAGTGAAGTACTAAAAGAGTTAAATGCTACTTTAGATGCAGTAGATTTAGAAAATACAAGAGCTCTAGTTCTTACAGGAGCTGGAGAAAAATCATTTGTTGCTGGTGCTGACATAGCAGAGATGAGTACTCTTACAAAAGCTGAAGGAGAGGCTTTTGGAAAAATAGGAAACGATGTATTTAGAAAAATAGAAACTTTCCCTATTCCAGTAATAGCAGCTGTAAATGGCTTTGCATTAGGTGGAGGTTGTGAAATAGCAATGAGCTGTGATATTAGACTTTGTTCTGATACAGCAATATTCGGACAACCAGAAGTAGGTTTAGGAATTACTCCAGGATTTGGAGGGACTCAAAGATTAGCTCGTTTAATTCCAGTTGGAAAAGTTAAAGAGATAATATATGGAGCTGTAAATATCAAAGCTGATGAAGCATACAGATTAGGATTAGTTAATTCTGTATATCCATTAGAAGAGTTATTACCAGCAGCTAAAAAATTAGCAGCTAAAATAGCTAAAAATGCTCCAATAGCAGTTAGAGCTTGTAAACAAGCTATAAATGAAGGTTTAGATTTAGATATGGATCAAGCTATTGTATTAGAGGAAAAACTTTTTGGAAGTTGTTTTGAAACTGAAGACCAAAGAGAAGGAATGCAAGCTTTCTTAGAAAAAAGAAAAGTTGAAGGATTCAAAAATAGATAA
- a CDS encoding 3-hydroxybutyryl-CoA dehydrogenase has protein sequence MKVGVIGAGTMGSGIAQTFAQTEGYEVLLCDINEEFAARGKAKIAKGFEKMVAKGKMDQATVDAVLAKITTGTKEICADCDLVIEAALENMEVKKQTFKELDGICKPEAIFATNTSSLSITEIGAGLNRPVIGMHFFNPVPVMKLVEVIAGLNTPVEIVETIKKISEEIGKVPVQVEEAAGFVVNRVLIPMINEAVGILADGVASAEGIDNAMKLGANHPMGPLALGDLIGLDVCLAIMEVLYNEFGDSKYRPHPLLRKMVRGGKLGRKTGEGFFNYNK, from the coding sequence ATGAAAGTAGGAGTAATTGGTGCAGGAACTATGGGTTCTGGTATAGCACAAACATTTGCACAAACAGAAGGATACGAAGTATTACTTTGTGATATAAATGAGGAATTTGCAGCTAGAGGAAAAGCTAAAATAGCTAAAGGATTTGAAAAAATGGTAGCAAAAGGAAAAATGGATCAAGCTACTGTAGATGCTGTATTAGCAAAAATAACTACTGGAACAAAAGAAATTTGTGCAGACTGTGATTTAGTAATAGAAGCAGCTCTAGAAAATATGGAAGTTAAAAAACAAACTTTTAAAGAATTAGATGGAATTTGTAAACCAGAAGCAATATTTGCTACAAATACATCTTCTTTATCAATAACTGAAATAGGAGCTGGATTAAATAGACCTGTAATAGGAATGCACTTCTTCAACCCAGTACCAGTTATGAAACTTGTAGAAGTAATAGCTGGATTAAATACTCCAGTTGAAATAGTAGAAACTATCAAAAAAATATCTGAAGAAATAGGAAAAGTACCTGTACAAGTAGAAGAAGCAGCAGGATTTGTTGTAAACAGAGTATTAATCCCTATGATAAACGAAGCAGTTGGAATCTTAGCTGATGGAGTAGCTTCAGCAGAAGGAATAGACAATGCTATGAAACTTGGAGCTAACCATCCAATGGGACCATTAGCTTTAGGAGACTTAATAGGACTAGATGTATGTCTAGCTATTATGGAAGTTCTTTACAATGAATTTGGAGATTCTAAATATAGACCTCATCCATTATTAAGAAAAATGGTTAGAGGAGGAAAACTTGGAAGAAAAACTGGAGAAGGATTCTTCAACTATAATAAATAG
- the nadA gene encoding quinolinate synthase NadA yields the protein MNKIELIKDLKKKKKAVILAHYYTEDEIQKIADYIGDSYFLSKKAKELKEQVIVMCGVYFMGESVKLLNPNKKVIIPDKSADCPMAHMATLKSINEMRKKYEDLSVVCYVNSTVQLKALSDVCVTSANAVDIVKKLPNRNIFFIPDKHLGNFVASKVPKKNIIINDGYCPIHDRVEVKDIIELKEKYPQALVMVHPECSQEILELADYIGSTSGIIDFVSKSKNQDFIICTEIGILYELKNKNPNKNFYSPKNKMECLDMKKITLDKIIQVLETEENEIILDLEVAERAKKPLEKMLVLGR from the coding sequence ATGAATAAAATAGAATTAATTAAAGATTTAAAAAAGAAAAAGAAGGCTGTTATCTTAGCACACTATTATACTGAAGATGAAATTCAAAAAATAGCAGATTATATAGGAGATTCCTATTTTTTAAGTAAGAAGGCAAAAGAGTTAAAAGAACAGGTAATTGTTATGTGTGGAGTATATTTTATGGGAGAAAGTGTAAAATTATTAAATCCAAATAAAAAAGTTATAATACCAGATAAATCTGCAGATTGTCCAATGGCTCATATGGCAACTCTTAAAAGTATAAATGAAATGAGAAAGAAATATGAAGATTTGAGTGTTGTATGTTATGTAAATTCTACTGTTCAATTAAAAGCATTAAGTGATGTCTGTGTTACTTCTGCTAATGCTGTTGATATAGTAAAAAAATTACCTAATAGAAATATATTTTTTATTCCAGATAAGCATTTAGGAAACTTTGTTGCAAGTAAAGTCCCAAAGAAAAATATAATTATAAATGATGGATATTGTCCTATACATGATAGGGTAGAGGTAAAAGATATAATTGAATTAAAAGAAAAGTATCCTCAAGCTCTTGTTATGGTACATCCAGAATGTAGCCAAGAAATTTTAGAGTTAGCTGACTATATTGGAAGCACATCTGGAATAATAGATTTTGTATCAAAAAGTAAAAATCAAGATTTTATAATTTGTACAGAGATTGGTATTCTATATGAGTTGAAAAATAAAAATCCTAATAAAAATTTCTACTCTCCTAAAAATAAAATGGAGTGCTTGGATATGAAAAAAATAACTTTAGATAAGATAATTCAAGTTTTAGAAACAGAAGAAAATGAGATTATTTTAGATTTAGAAGTAGCTGAAAGAGCTAAAAAACCTCTAGAAAAAATGTTGGTATTAGGGAGATAG
- a CDS encoding L-aspartate oxidase, with product MVMKKFDVIVVGTGAAGCFSALHLDSYLDVLIVTKERAEESDSYLAQGGICVLKNKDDFNSFLEDTLRAGHYQNKKEAVEVMINSSNEVIDELIDYHVEFNKENGELLYTREGAHSKSRILYHKDITGQEITSKLLTEVKRRKNITLLENIRVIDIIENNNRCIGVVLDDGKNGIGTVYSKCVILATGGIGGIFKNSTNFPHITGDSLGIAIKHHINLKDLSYIQIHPTTLYSEKTGRRFLISESVRGEGALLYNKKFQRFTDELQPRDVVTKAILEEIKKDGSDFVWLDMRPIIVKGIDITKRFPNIIKRCNEEGYDPTKECIPVVPAQHYFMGGIEVDLNSSTSLENLYAVGETSCNGVHGANRLASNSLLESLVFSKRAALDINRKIESIPNPDLKFFNSNLINAGNIFDDYKASILEEIEKDKILKEKVQ from the coding sequence ATAGTTATGAAAAAATTTGATGTTATTGTTGTTGGAACGGGGGCAGCTGGATGTTTTTCAGCGTTACATTTAGATAGTTACTTAGATGTTTTAATAGTGACGAAAGAAAGAGCAGAGGAGAGTGACTCCTATCTAGCACAGGGAGGGATATGCGTTTTAAAAAATAAAGATGATTTCAATAGTTTTTTAGAAGATACTTTGAGAGCTGGTCACTATCAAAATAAAAAAGAGGCTGTTGAAGTTATGATAAATTCCTCTAATGAAGTGATAGATGAATTAATTGATTACCATGTGGAGTTTAATAAGGAAAATGGAGAATTACTTTATACTCGTGAGGGAGCTCACTCCAAATCTAGAATATTGTATCATAAAGATATAACTGGTCAAGAAATAACAAGTAAGTTATTAACTGAAGTTAAAAGGAGAAAAAATATAACACTTCTTGAAAATATTAGAGTTATAGATATAATAGAGAATAATAATAGATGTATTGGTGTGGTTTTAGATGATGGGAAAAATGGGATAGGAACTGTATATTCTAAATGTGTTATTTTAGCAACTGGTGGTATAGGAGGAATTTTTAAAAATTCAACTAATTTTCCTCATATAACAGGAGATTCTTTAGGGATAGCAATTAAACATCATATTAATTTAAAAGATTTGAGTTATATCCAAATTCATCCAACAACACTGTATTCTGAAAAAACAGGAAGAAGATTTTTAATTTCGGAATCAGTAAGAGGAGAGGGAGCACTACTATATAACAAAAAATTTCAAAGGTTTACAGATGAGTTACAACCTAGAGATGTAGTAACTAAAGCTATATTAGAGGAGATAAAAAAAGATGGGAGTGACTTTGTTTGGTTGGATATGAGACCGATAATTGTAAAGGGGATAGATATAACTAAAAGGTTTCCTAATATTATAAAAAGATGTAATGAGGAGGGGTATGACCCAACGAAAGAGTGTATTCCTGTTGTTCCAGCTCAACACTATTTTATGGGAGGAATTGAAGTGGATTTAAATAGCTCTACTTCACTTGAAAATCTTTATGCTGTTGGGGAAACTAGCTGTAATGGAGTACATGGAGCAAATAGATTAGCTAGTAATTCTTTACTAGAAAGTCTAGTTTTTTCAAAAAGAGCAGCTTTGGATATAAATAGAAAAATTGAGAGTATCCCAAATCCAGATTTGAAATTTTTTAATTCAAATTTAATTAATGCTGGGAATATTTTTGATGACTATAAAGCAAGTATTTTAGAGGAGATTGAAAAAGATAAAATACTAAAGGAGAAAGTACAATGA
- the nadC gene encoding carboxylating nicotinate-nucleotide diphosphorylase — MNLITDKINVDNLILMALREDVSNEDITTNSIISEKREGKVQLICKEDGILAGIEVFKRVFQLLDENIKFSIQKKDGEKIKNKELIGEIYGDVRAILTGERTALNYLQHMSGIATYTNNMVELLKGSNIKLLDTRKTTPNMRIFDKYSVKIGGGYNHRYNLSDGILIKDNHIDAAGSITKAIKLAKEYAPFVRKIEVEVENLDMVAEALEAGVDIIMLDNMSPELMRTAVKLIAGRAETECSGNISKESIEKIKDTGVDYISSGALTHSAPILDFSLKHLQILK; from the coding sequence ATGAATTTAATAACTGATAAGATAAATGTAGATAATTTAATTTTGATGGCTTTGAGAGAGGATGTATCTAATGAAGATATCACAACTAATTCTATTATAAGTGAAAAAAGAGAGGGTAAGGTTCAGCTGATATGTAAAGAAGATGGAATTTTAGCAGGAATAGAGGTATTCAAAAGAGTTTTTCAACTATTAGATGAGAATATAAAATTTTCTATTCAAAAGAAAGATGGAGAAAAAATTAAAAATAAGGAACTAATAGGGGAGATTTATGGAGATGTACGAGCTATTCTTACTGGAGAGAGAACAGCTCTTAATTATTTACAACATATGAGTGGTATTGCAACTTATACTAATAATATGGTAGAATTATTAAAAGGGAGTAATATCAAACTTTTGGATACTAGAAAAACGACACCAAATATGCGTATCTTTGATAAATATTCTGTTAAAATAGGTGGGGGATATAACCATAGATATAATCTTTCTGATGGAATTTTAATAAAAGATAATCATATTGATGCAGCTGGAAGTATTACAAAAGCTATAAAATTAGCTAAAGAGTATGCTCCTTTTGTGAGAAAGATTGAAGTTGAGGTAGAGAATTTAGATATGGTAGCTGAGGCTTTAGAAGCTGGAGTAGATATTATAATGTTAGATAATATGAGTCCTGAGCTTATGAGAACAGCTGTGAAACTTATAGCTGGAAGAGCTGAAACTGAATGTTCTGGAAATATATCTAAGGAAAGTATAGAAAAAATAAAAGATACAGGGGTAGATTATATTTCAAGTGGGGCATTGACTCACTCAGCACCTATTTTAGATTTTTCTTTAAAACATCTTCAAATATTAAAATAG
- a CDS encoding transcription repressor NadR yields the protein MTGRERRKKILEIIKKSTVPISGTELAKLCGVSRQIVVQDIALLRAEEYNIYSTTRGYLCEEPKKYIRIFCVSHKDDKMAEELNSIVDFGGVVLDVFVKHDVYGDIKAELNINSRKKVSDFIKKLNSGNVLPLKNLTSDIHYHTVEAENEEILDLIENELRNKDILYEKEER from the coding sequence TTGACAGGTAGAGAGAGACGTAAAAAAATTTTAGAAATTATAAAAAAATCAACTGTTCCTATATCAGGAACTGAGTTGGCAAAATTATGTGGAGTTAGTAGACAGATAGTGGTACAAGATATAGCTTTATTGAGAGCGGAGGAGTATAATATATATTCTACTACTAGAGGATATCTTTGTGAGGAACCTAAAAAATATATTAGAATTTTTTGTGTTTCACATAAAGATGATAAAATGGCGGAAGAGTTAAATTCTATTGTAGATTTTGGTGGAGTAGTTTTAGATGTATTTGTGAAACATGATGTCTATGGAGATATTAAAGCTGAATTAAATATTAATTCAAGAAAGAAAGTGTCGGATTTTATAAAAAAATTAAATTCAGGAAATGTATTACCACTAAAAAATTTAACTTCTGATATTCATTATCATACTGTTGAAGCTGAAAATGAAGAAATTTTAGATTTGATTGAAAATGAATTGAGAAATAAAGATATCTTATATGAGAAAGAAGAGAGGTAG